The Roseovarius indicus genome has a segment encoding these proteins:
- a CDS encoding SDR family NAD(P)-dependent oxidoreductase yields the protein MRVVEMGRLEGKVALVTGGRGGIGRAICARFEAEGAVVYAADLSEAGSLAAPDGASRFVRVDVSDEDCVTAAMARVAEEQGRLDVLVNAAGIEIEKTIEETNLGEWNRSFAVNVTGTFLTSKHALPLMRKAAEGGVSASIINFGSYDGFIADPGLAAYCATKGAVHALTRAMACDHGPEGIRVNAVCPGYIDTPMLQSFFTGEGSGGGGKSIGELQQAVRDVHPLRTYGTPEDIANLVTWLASDEARYASGQLWVLDGGLSAQVQQMRI from the coding sequence CGCGGGGGGATCGGACGGGCGATCTGTGCGCGGTTCGAGGCGGAAGGGGCGGTGGTTTACGCGGCGGATCTGTCAGAGGCGGGGTCGCTCGCCGCGCCTGACGGCGCGTCTCGCTTTGTTCGGGTCGATGTGTCGGATGAGGATTGTGTGACGGCCGCGATGGCGCGGGTGGCCGAGGAGCAGGGGCGGCTGGACGTGCTGGTTAATGCGGCCGGGATCGAGATCGAGAAGACGATCGAGGAGACGAACCTGGGGGAGTGGAACCGGTCTTTTGCCGTGAACGTGACGGGGACGTTCCTGACGTCGAAACATGCGTTGCCCTTGATGCGGAAGGCGGCGGAGGGCGGGGTGAGCGCGTCGATCATCAATTTCGGATCGTATGACGGGTTCATCGCCGATCCGGGGCTGGCCGCCTATTGTGCGACCAAGGGGGCGGTGCATGCGCTGACCCGGGCGATGGCCTGCGATCACGGGCCGGAGGGGATCCGGGTGAATGCGGTCTGTCCCGGCTACATCGACACGCCGATGTTGCAGAGTTTCTTTACCGGCGAGGGGTCGGGCGGGGGCGGCAAGAGCATCGGGGAGTTGCAGCAGGCGGTGCGGGATGTGCATCCGCTGCGGACCTATGGGACGCCGGAGGATATTGCCAACCTGGTGACGTGGCTGGCCAGTGACGAGGCGCGCTATGCGAGCGGGCAGTTATGGGTGCTGGATGGGGGCTTGTCGGCGCAGGTTCAGCAGATGAGGATATGA